The genome window ATCCCGATGCATTGCTTCAGGTCGAGCACGACAAACTCAATGGGTTTCTTTTCGCAGATTTCCGCGATGAACTGTTTCATTGGTGCTGCGATTTTAAAAGAACCCCGACCGATTACCCGGACAAATAGTTTTCCGTCCGTAATTGCAGCTTGCAGATCGTCGTTGGGTTGTTCTGTTTCCAGCATATAAAAAAGCTTCCTGACACGTGTTGTTTGCTACTTTCTAAAAATTCTAATCGCCGCTGTCTGACAGTGCAAATGTTAATAGAGAAAACCTCATTTTGCAGGTTCAATGATCAGGACGCATTCTCCTTTGACCGTTCGTCCGCTGAAACGCTGCCGGATTTCTGCTGCGGTTCCGCTGATTAATTCTTCAAATTTTTTTGTCAGTTCGCGAGCCACGAACACCTTGCGGTTTTCTCCCAAAACCGTTTCGATTTCATCAATCAGTTTGAGCATACGGTAGGGGGATTCATAGAGAATCACCGGGACCGGTACCTCGGCGCACTGTTCCAGGAGCTTGCGGCGGGCTCCGCTCTTTCGGGCAGGGAATCCTGCAAACAGAAAGCCGTGACCTCCGAAGCCGCTTAAGGCCAGCGCTGTCGTCACCGCCGTTGGGCCCGGTGCCGAGGTGATCATCAGCTCCGCATCGCGGCAGGCGGCAACAATTCGCGAGCCGGGGTCGGAAATGCACGGCATACCCGAGTCGGTCACCATCGCGATAACTTCACCGTTGCGAATGCGGTTGAGGATTTCTTCGCACCGCTGCGCTTCATTGAATTTATGGCAGCTGATGCAGTGTGTTCTGATGTCAAAGTGAGTCAGCAGTTTGCGGGTTTGCCGGGTATCTTCTGCCAGAATCAGGCTGGCTTCCTTCAGGGTTTCAATGCCGCGGGCGGTCATATCCCCCAGGTTCCCGATCGGCGTTCCGACAATGTAAAGTCCGGCATCCATTAGAGTTCCTCCAGTTTTTCCACCACCTCGCACAGCGGCAGACCGACTACGTTGGAATAGGAGCCGGCGACTCGTCGTACCATTTTTGCAGCTCCGCCCTGGATTGCATAGGCTCCGGCTTTATCCATCGGCTCTCCGCTGGCCACATAGTCGGAGATTTCTTTTTCAGAAAGCGTTCGAAAGGTTACTTCCGTTTCAATATGAAAACAGTCCGTGCGATCCAAAAACCGGATGCACACCCCGGTCATTACCTCGTGGGTGCGATCAGACAGGGACCGCAGCATTTTCTTAGCTTCCTTTTTATTGTTCGGTTTTCCCAGAATGCGGCCTTCGCAGACCACGGCAGTGTCTGCGGCAAGAATCACTGCGCCTGCGGCAGAAATGCTTTCTGCTTTTTCCCGGGCAGTACGCATCACAAACGCGGCCGGAGTTTCGTCGGGGAGCGGGGCTTCATCAATTTCCGGGATCATGACCTCAAACGGCAGGCCTGCCTGACGAAGCAGTTCGGCGCGTCGCGGAGATCCGCTTGCCAAAATCAGTTTTTCGTTGGTGCTCATAAAGAATAAACAGTAAGGTTTTAAAAATATTTAACGCCGGAGGATAGAGGACTTATGCAGAAATACCACTTTAATAAACGGGTTCTAGTGACTGGCGGTGCCGGCTTTCTGGGCTCACATCTTTGTGAAGCATTACTGAAGCAGAATTGTGATGTCGTTTGCGTTGATAATTTTTTTACCGGCCGAAGGGGCAATGTGGCTCACTTGCTGGATAATCCCAATTTCGAAATTCTTCGTCACGACATCACGTTTCCTCTGTTTGTGGAAGTGGACGAAATCTATAATCTGGCTTGTCCTGCTTCACCGCCGCATTATCAGCACGATCCGGTCCAGACCACAAAAACCAGTGTGATCGGCGCCATCAATATGCTCGGGCTGGCCAAGCGGGTCGGTGCAAAAATCTTTCAGGCATCGACCAGTGAGGTGTACGGCGATCCGGATATCCATCCGCAGCCGGAAAGCTACTGGGGACGTGTCAACCCCATCGGAACACGCTCCTGTTATGATGAAGGAAAACGCTGTGCCGAAACCTTGTTTTTTGACTATCGTCGTCAGATGGATATGCCGATCAAGGTCGTTCGCATCTTCAACACCTACGGCCCGCACATGCATCCCAATGACGGGCGGGTGGTCAGCAACTTTATTATGCAGGCGTTGCGCGGCGATGACATCACCATTTACGGCGACGGCACCCAGACGCGATCTTTCTGCTATGTCAGCGACCTGATCGATGGATTCCTCAAGCTGATGGATACGCCACACGAAGTGACCGGCCCGATCAATATTGGAAATCCCGGCGAGTTTACCATGATCGAACTGGCTGAAAAGGTGATTCAGTTGACCGGATCCAAGTCAAAGCTCGTCTTCAAGCCGCTGCCGTCGGACGATCCAAAGCAGCGTCGTCCGGACATTACTCAGGCAAAAGAAAAACTCGGATGGGAACCTAAAGTAAATCTGGAAGCTGGACTCAAGCCGACTATTAAATATTTCAAGCAATACGTTTAGCGTTTTGTGGTTTTGCCAGGGAAGATGAATTCGACAGCGATGCATCCATTGTGTCCGTTCAGGAGCTGTCGCAGGAGGATAAAGACGGGGGTCCTGAGCAGCTTCTGAAAATCACGACCACGCAGTCCGATGCGGAAATGGCAGGGGAGATGCGTGTATCTGTTGAGCTGAAAGACAAAAACAACAAAACCTATTTTGGAAAATCAAGATGCCGACTCCCAAATATAAGCTGAGTCTGCCGGGGTCGGCTCCGACGGGATATGTTGAATGGAGAATCTGAGTCGATTCCTCATTGATGCGCCGACCCAGGTTTACAGGATACAGCATCGAGTTGTTTTATGATGGTAAAGGTGGGCCGCAGTTGCTGGACGCAGAATATGAAGACTGCGATTCGGCGGAAGAGCTGGCTGCCCGCAATGCGGATTCGGTTCTCATCAAGCTGAAACGACTTGCCCGAGCGGATTTTCCAAAAGGAAACAGGTGATTTGGAGAACTACCCGCGATAGCGGTTGGTGACCGGCATGCGCCGGTCGCGTCCGAATGCTTTCGGAGTAATTTTGATACCGGGCGGTCCCTGACGGCGTTTGTATTCGCTCAGATCCGTCAGCCGGACAGCTTGGCGCACGGCGGCTTCGTCGAATCCGGCGGCCAGCATGGCGTCGATGCCCATGTCTTTTTCCACGTAGGCTTCGAGAATCGGGTCCAGTACTTCATAGGGCGGCAGGCTGTCGGTGTCCTGCTGGTCCGGCCTCAGCTCGGCCGATGGCGGACGTTCGATCGTAGACGGCGGAATCGCCGGTTTCTCGCTTTGCGTATTGCGCCAGCGGCTCAGTTCAAACACCAGTGTCTTAGGAACATCTTTAATGACTGCGAATCCGCCGGCCATATCGCCGTAGAGTGTACAGTATCCGGTGGCATACTCGCTCTTATTACCGGTTGAAAGCACCAGCCACCCGTTCTTGTTCGACATCGCCATAATCAGCGTGCCGCGGATGCGCGCCTGCAGGTTCTCTTCCGCCAGCCCGGGTTCCGGGTTCCAATGGATGGAAAGTTCTTCGGTGAATTTTTCAAAGATTGGGAAAATCGGAATAGTGTGGAATTCCACGCCGAAATTGGCGGCAATCTGCTCGGCGTCGCTGAGCGTTTCGCTCGACGAATATTGCGACGGCATCGTAATGGCCGCGACGCGGTCTTTGCCGAGCGCATCGACGGCAATCGCCAGCACCAGCGCCGAGTCGATTCCGCCGCTGACCGCAACGACGGTCTTTTTGAAACCGTTTTTTTCGACGTAATCGCGCAGACCGGTTTTGAGCGCCTCATACACTTCTTCGAGCGGTTCCAGAGATTGGAAAACGCCGGTTCCGGCGGTGAGAGTTCCCTCTTTAAACAGCGGCGCAGATGCAACGAGTGTTCCGTCGGCTTCAAAAGCGGCGCTTCCGCCGTCAAACACCAGTTCATCCTGTCCGCCAACCTGATTGCAGAACAGCAGCGGAGCATTCATCGCCCGTGCAGCAGCGGCAAAAACCTCTTCGCGTTCAAACCGTTTGCCGCGATGGTAGGGCGAGGCCGACAGGTTGATCACCAGGTCCGGTTTTTCTGCGGCCAGTGAGGTGCTGGCTTCGCCGTCGGCCAGCCAGCTGTCTTCGCAAATGTGGATGCCGACTTTGGTTCCGAACGCGTCGAAGGCAAACGGGCTGTCGCCTTCGTCGAACACGCGTTTTTCATCGAAAACACCGTAGTTTGGCAGCATCATTTTTCGATAGATGCCGATCTGCTTTCCTTTGTGGAAAACAACCGCAGCGTTATGGCGTTCGATCGGCGAGCCGATCACGCAGTATGCTTCGGCAGGCAGTTTGCCGGCGATACGATCGAGCTGTTTGGCGCAGTCCTGAATAAAATGCGGTCGCAGGATCAGGTCTTCCGGCGGGTAGCCGCAAAGGGATAGTTCCGGAAAAACAATCAGCTGTGCGCCGTCGACGGCCGCCGCAGACGCCAGCTCGACGATACGGTCGGCGTTCTGTTCGAGCGCGCCGACCGTCGGGTTGAACTGGATGAGCGCTGTGTTGAGCGGTTGCATTAGCGCCGGTAGTTCGGGGCTTCTTTGGTGATGCGGATATCGTGCGCGTGTGCCTCGGTGGCTCCGGCGGCGGAAACGCGGACAAACCGGCCGTTTTCCTGCAGCTCCGGAATGGTGCGGGTACCGCAGTAGCCGAGGCTTGCCTGAAGTCCGCCGCAATACTGTTTGAGCACCTTGCTGACAGCTCCGGCGTATGGAACGACCCCTTCGATTCCCTGTGGAACGAGATCGTCGTCGGCACTGTCTTTGAGACCGTAGCGCTGGCGGGAGCCTTCGCGCGATTTCATGGCGTCGAGGCTGCCCATGCCGCGGTAGACAACAAACTGGCGGCCTTCGTAAAGAATTTTTTCGCCGGGACTTTCATCGGTTCCGGCCAGAACAGAGCCCATCATGACGGAGGAGGCTCCGGACACCATCGCTTTTGCGACGTCCCCGGAATGGCGGATGCCGCCATCGGCGATGACGGGGATGGATCCCTGAAGGGCCTTGGCGCAGCTGTAGATAGCGCTGATTTGGGGGATGCCGACTCCGGCGACCACGCGAGTGGTGCAGATTGAGCCCGGCCCGATTCCAACCTTCACGGCGTCTGCCCCGGCTTTCTGAAGCTCGAGAGCCGCTTCGCCGGTGGCGATATTTCCGGCAATGACGTCAATTTCCGGGAAGTTCTTTTTGACCCATGCGGTCATTTCAATGACGCCTTTGCTGTGGCCGTGTGCCGTGTCGACGGTCAGGACATCGACGTCCGCGTTGGCAAGTGCTTCGGCGCGGGCATAGTCGCCAGGACCGACGCCGGCGCCGACGCGCAGGCGGTAGAATTCGTCCCGGTTGTAGAGCGGACGGGTGTTTTCGATCAGGTCGGCCACATCGGTATAGCTGTAAAGGCCAATCAGTTTGTCGTCCTGGACCAGCGGCAGCTTGCCGATTTTGTGCTGACGCATGATTTTATATGCTTCTTCGAGATCGGTATCTTTTGGAGCGGTAATAACGTCGGTGGTCATGATTTCGCCCGCGGGCATCGCGAGGCTGGGGGCGAATCGAATGTCTTTGGTGGTCAGGATGCCGACCAGGGCCCCGGCGTCGTTGAGAATCGGGAATCCGCTGAAGCTGTAGCCTTTTTCTGCGCGCCGCATCTGGATTTCTTCCAGTGTCTGGCTTTCATTAAAGGTGATCGGGCTGGTAATCAGTCCGTTGAGGAAGTGTTTTACTTTGGCTACGGCAGCGGCCTGATCATCCGGGTCCAGGTTTTTATGAATGATGCCGATGCCGCCGTGCAGAGCCATGGCAATCGCCATGTCGGCTTCGGTTACCGTGTCCATCGCGGCGCTGATAAACGGGATGTTTACCTGGATGTTGCGGGTCAAATTCGTGCGAATCACGGCGTCGCCCGGCAGAAAGTCTGCATATTGCGTGATCAGAGATACATCGTCGAAAGTAAGCCCCTCAAAGGGGAATGTGCTCATAAATTTGTCGAGATACTTATTCTGGCTCATGAAATGTGTCCTTTTGCCAGCACACATTGGAGCTTGTGGCGAAACGAGTCAATATGGAAAAAACGGAAGAGTGAAATTGTGGAGCGATCCGGGACGGTTCGTTCCTGATTTAAGTTCTTTTCCTCTGCTCATTTATTCAATAATCCGTTATTCCAGTGTTTCATAAAGAAGGAGGTCTTATGCTGGCTGTTCATGTAAATATTCAGGTGAAACCGGATTGTATCGACGCTTTTATCGCGGCGACGGAGGAGAATGCGCAATACTCGCTTCTGGAATCCGGGGTTGCCCGTTTTGATGTTGTTCAGGATCGGAACGATCCAGCACACTTCGTGTTGGTCGAAGTCTATAAAGATGACGATGCGCCCGCTTTTCATAAAGAGACGGCCCACTATGCCAAATGGCGCGATACGGTTGCGGACATGATGGCGGGTCCCCGCTCCAGCATCAAATTTGAAACTCTTTATCCCGAACCCGCCCGCTGGGAGGCCGTCTGATGTTTGAGTTTGCCACTGCCGGAAAGATTATTTTCGGTAACGGAACATTGAAACAGGCAGCGCCAGTTGCGGCTGTGTTTGGACGGAAGGCGTTGGTTGTGACCGGTCGCGACACGGATCGCGCTGCGCCATTGATGGATGCACTGGCAGCTCTAGGTATAAACTGCGAAATGTTTGCGGTGTCCGGCGAACCGACAGTTGAGCTGGCTTGTCAGGCCTCGCAGTTTGCTGTTGATGTGGTGATTGGATTCGGCGGCGGCAGTGTTATTGATCTTGCCAAGGCCGCGGCGGCACTGATGTCTAATCCCGGTGATCCGCTTGATTATCTGGAAGTGATCGGAAAAGGGCAGCCGCTCACGGAACGGGCCGTGCCGTGCATTGCGATTCCGACTACGGCCGGAACGGGAGCAGAGGTGACTAAAAATGCAGTTCTCGCCTCTCCGGAACATAAGGTGAAGGTCAGCATGCGCCATCCATTCATGATTCCGGACCTTGCCATTGTCGACCCCGAATGCACGCTGTCCATGCCGCCCGCTGTCACCGCATCTACCGGTCTCGATGCGCTGACCCAGCTGCTCGAAGCGTTTATCTCAAAAAAAGCGACTCCTGTGACGGATGGTTTCTGCCGCGAAGGTCTTCCGCGTGCTGTTCGTTCTCTGCGGCGGGTGTTTGAGAACGGAGATGACCTCGCCGCTCGCGAGGATATGGCGCTGGCCAGTCTGTTTGGCGGTCTTGCGCTCGCCAATGCCGGGCTCGGAGCCGTGCACGGTTTCGCCGGCCCGGTCGGCGGGATGTTCAGTGCTCCGCACGGAATGGTCTGTGCTGCGCTCCTGCCGCACGTTATGAAAGTGAATCTTGCCGCACTGAGGGAGCGCGAACCGAATGTTCAAACATTGGAGAGATTTGATGAGTTTTCCCGGATGACCGGCGGCTCAAAAGCTGAAGACGGCATCAGTTGGCTGGCCGGGCTTTGCCGCGACCTGCAGGTTCCGGCTCTTTCCACGTTCGGTATCACTGAGGCTGATTTCCCGGTAATCGTCGAAAAATCAAAAAATGCCTCCTCAATGAAAGGAAACGCGGTAGAGCTGAGCGATGCACAGCTGACTCACATTCTTCAGGCCGCTTGGCTGTGAATTTCTTAAACCGCAGTGTTACGGTGGGTGACTTTTTTAGTGGGGCGCACTCAAAACGTGCCGGGGCGGCATGCTGTTCCTCTTTTCGGAATTTAGATGGTAATGCCGAGGTTCCCGATATGGATGTGCTGAAGTCCGTTGGCTTCGGCGATGGATTTTGCCGTGAACAGTGTTTCGGCCGGCGTGACCGGAGCGTCTCGCCATGTGGCGGTCGGGTGGTATGCGCTGAAATGCCAGGGAACGTCCGGGCCCAGGTTTGAGACGGCCCATTTGGTCATGGCATCGATTTCTTCCGGTGAATCATTTTTTCCCGGAATGATCAGGGTGGTGACTTCCAGATGAACGGAGGTTTCTTTCTTTAAATAGACTAATGTGTCGAGCACGGGCTGCAGAGTGGCTCCGCACAGGTTCTTATAGAAAGAGTCGGTGAATGCTTTCAGGTCAACATTTGCGGCGTCGATATGGCGGTAGAGTTCTTTGCGCGGTTCCGGTTCGATCCATCCGTTGGTGACTGCCACGGTTTTCAACCCATGTTCATGGCATACAATTGCCGTATCGACGGCGAATTCAAGGAATACGGTTGGTTCATTATAGGTAAAGGCCACGCTTTCGCATTCATACCGCAGGGCGGTCTCTGCGATTTCTTCCGGAGTCACCGGGGTCCCGTCCAGTTTTTTCGGCTGGCTGAGATGGAAGTTCTGGCAAAAGCCGCAAATCAGGTTGCAGCCGACCGTGCCGAATGAGAGTACACTGCTGCCGGGCAGAAAATGATTCAGCGGTTTCTTTTCAATGGGATCCACGGCCAGTCCGCAGACAAGCCCGTAGGTTTCTGCAATCAGTTTATTGCCGATGCGGCGGCGTCCGAAGCATTGGCCGCGTTTTCCGTCTGCAATGCGGCAGTGACGCGGACAGAGGGTGCATTCAATCGGGCCGCCGTCAGACATTTTCCAGTATTCTGCCTCCTTCATAGTTCGATATTAACGCTGTTCTTTTTAAAAGGCATGCCTTAAAATCACATACGTGAGCGAAAGAGTAAGAGTTTCTGCGGTGGCCGGCATGTTTTATCCGGCCGATCCGGATGAGCTTCATCGGATGGTGCGGCGCTTTCTGGATCATGCCGAGGCGTCGTCGCTGCTGCCTCCGAAAGCGGTGATTGTGCCGCATGCGGGGTATGTCTATTCCGGAGCGGTCGCGGCCAGTGCGTATGCGTGTGTGGATCCGACTGAGATTTCGCGGGTGGTGCTGATTGGACCGTCGCATCGGGTTATGCTGGAGGGGATGGCTATTCCGGAGTCGCTGATCTGGGAAACGCCGATTGGTGATGTTCAGATTGATTTCGATGCCATGGAAAAAGTTTCGTCATTTGCGCAGGTGCTATTTTCCGAACGCGCGCATCTGGAGGAGCATTGTCTGGAAGTTCAGCTGCCGTTTCTTCAGGAGCTGCTGGGCGATCGTTTTCGTCTGGCGCCGATGGTGGTAGGAGACTGCTCGCCCGATGATGTGGCCGATGTGCTGGAGGTCCTGTGGGGTGGTCCTGAAACGCTGGTGGTTGTCAGCAGCGATCTCAGCCATTATCTTCCGTATGAACGGGCCTGCCTGAAAGATCAGACAACGGTTCGGGCCATTGAGGATTTGGATGTATACAGATTGGAGGGCGACAGCGCCTGCGGGCTGAACGCCATTGCCGGGCTGATTTGTCTGGCCCAGCGGCGGGGTATGAGATCCAAACTGCTCGATCTGCGCAACTCCGGCGATACCGCCGGATCCAGAGAGCAGGTCGTCGGTTACGGCGCATTTGCTTTTTATGAATAATCACGATGAAACCGGAACACCAGAGTCTGCTGCTGAAGATTGCGCGCGATGCGATTTCCTCGACGATCGAGCACGGTCGAGGCGAAGGCGAACAGGCTTTCCAGTCTTTGGAGAAAAAATTTCCAGATATTGGAAACATTCCGGAACTGCAGGAAGAGCGGGCCACATTTGTGACGCTGACGATTGATGGCGATTTGCGCGGATGCATCGGTATGCTTGAAGCCTGCCGCCCGCTGGCTGAGGATGTGGTCGAAAATGCGCGGGCGGCAGCTTTTCGCGATCCGCGGTTTGCGCCTTTATCTATAGAAGAATTCGGGCAGCTCCAGATCCACATTTCTGTTCTTTCCACGCCGGAAGAGCTGTTTTTTGAGTCCGAGGCGGATCTGCTGGCGCAGATTCGTCAGGATGTTGACGGGCTGATTCTGCAGGACGGCGAACGGCGGGGTACGTTTCTGCCGAGTGTCTGGGCGGATCTTCCGAACAAAGAGCTTTTTCTGATGCACCTGAAGATGAAGGCGGGCCTGCCGAGCGATTACTGGTCTGACACGCTTCGTGTATTCCGCTATACCGCGGAGTGTTTTCCGGCGGATTAACGCGTTTTCCAATCTTTGGAAAAACGGCTGGAAAATCTTCCGAACTTTGGAAAGGTGAATTTTTTCGAATTCCGGCTTGTACGGCGGAGGCGTGTCTGTATGATGAGCCGCTCTTAAAAATGAATGCGAGAGAGACTATTTTGCTGGACGCTCTGCTGGAGGCCGTGATAGATAGTCACGCTTTTCGCGCCGTGCTGGAAAACGGGCATGTGTTTACAGCCTATATTGCAGTGCGGGACCGGGATAAAAAACTCCCAAAGACGGGAGCCCGGGTAAAGGTGGAAATGTCGCCTTACAACATGAGTGCAGGGCGGGTTATTGTTTAGGTGAATTTATGAAGGTAAAAGCTTCGGTGAGAAAAATCAGTGCGGACGATAAGATTGTTCGTCGTAAAGGACGTGTATACGTCATTAATAAACGCAATCCCCGCCATAAACAGCGTCAGGGCTAAAGGAGCAGATTTATGCCACGTGTACTTGGAATTGATATCCCCGGCAGAAAGCGTCTTGAGTACGCTTTGACTTATATTTACGGCCTCGGCCTCGCCAAATCCCGCGAAGTGATCGCCAAAGCGGGGCTGGATCCGGCCAAAAAAGCGGACGACCTGACCGACGAAGATATTACAAAGATCGGTGCGGTGATTCGCGAAGGGTATGTGATTGAAGGGGACCTGCGTCGGGAAATCACGCAGAACATCCGCCGTCTCATTTCGATTAACTCTTACCGGGGTTCCCGTCATCGCCGCGGTCTTCCGGCTCGCGGACAGCGTACTAAAACCAATGCCCGCAGCCGTAAGGGCCCGAAACGCACAGTGGGTGCCGTTCGTGGTAAAGAGGCTCGTTCCGCCGCTAAAATCGCGGGTCGCTAACTTTTAAGCAAGGAATTCATTCATGGCTGAAGAAACCAAAGTAGAAGAAACCGCTGAAGCGGTTAAAACCCCCGTTGTTGAAGAAACTGCGCCTGCAGCTCCGGCTGCCGCAGAAGAAAAAGCGGAAGCTCCTGCTGAAGAAAAAGCAGAGAAAAAGCCGCAACGTCAGAAAGACATTTTCGCGGCGATCGAAGGTGACAACGAAGAGGAAGCCAAGCCGAAACGCCGCATGAAAGGCGCCAAAAACATTCCGTACGGCATCGCTTTCATCAAAACCACTTTCAACAACACCATCGTGTCGCTGACGGATATGCGCGGTGAAGTTATTTCGTGGAGCAGCGCCGGACGCTGTGGGTTTAAAGGTTCCCGTAAGAGCACGGCTTTTGCTGCTACGACTGTGGCTCAGGAAGCTGCCCGTGGAGCCATTTCCCATGGAATGAATGAAGTTGAAGTTCGTGTGCAGGGACCGGGCGCTGGCCGCGAGTCGGCGGTGCGTGCCATTCAGGCTGCCGGCCTTCGTGTTTCCTCTATTAAGGACACCACACCTGTTCCTCACAACGGATGCCGCCCGAAGAAGCAGCGTCGCGTTTAACGTGAATTATTAAACACCATACGAACCGGTTAACGCCCGGTTCTGGGAGACAATAAGATGCCGATTAGATTAGGTCGTTTCGAAATGCCCAAACGGGTCGTCAAAGACGAATCCGTTTCCACCGAGAACTATGGAAAATTCATCGCCGAGCCGTTTGAGGCCGGATATGGACGCACCATCGGGAACTCTATGCGCCGTGTGCTGCTTTCCTCTTTGGAAGGCACCTCCATTTCTTCTGTTAAAATCAAAGGTGCACCGCACGAATTCTGCACGCTTCCGGGCGTTCGTGAAGATGTGACGGACATCGTTCTGAACCTGAAGAAAGTTTTGTTCAAATCCTATACCCGCGATCCGCAGGTTCTTAAGATCAACGTGCAGGGACCGGGCGAGGTGACTGCCGGCGATATCATTACGGTTGATGGAGTTGATGTTCTCAACCCAGACCACCACATCGCTACCCTGGATGAAGACGGTTCTTTTGTTGCTGAATTTGAAACCCGTGTCGGTCGCGGTTACTGCCCGGCAGAAGGCAACAAAAAAGAAGAACAGGAAATCGGTGTGATTCCGATTGACTCTCTGTTCTCCCCGGTTTCCCGCGTAAAATACGAGGTGGATCGTTGCCGGGTTGGACGCCGTACGGACTATGACCGCCTGATCATCGAAATCTGGACGGATGGCCGTGTGACTCCGGATGACGCTCTGACGCTTTCTGCAGCAATTCTGCGTCATCATCTCGACGTTTTCGTCAGCTACGACAAAGACCTCATCGAGTTCGAAGCGAGCGAGAAGCAGATCGACATCGAGAAAGAAGAGCTGCGTAAAAAACTGAATATCAGCGTCAACGAAATTGAGCTGAGTGTTCGTGCGGCAAACTGCCTGAACAACGCCAATATCACAACGGTTGGCGAGCTGGCCCAGAAAACAGAAGCGGAAATGCTTAAATACCGCAACTTCGGTAAGAAGTCGCTGAATGAGATCAAACAGAAGATCATTGATATGGGGCTTTCGCTGGGAATGACTTTTGATCCGGATCTGTTGAACCCGCCGGCAAAAGATTTCGAATAATTTAAACTATCGAGGATTATCATGAGACATCGTGTAAAAAAAATTAAACTGGGCCGTCGCGGTGCACACCGTGATTCGATGCTCGCCAATATGGTTTGCAGTCTGATTGCCGAACGTCGCATCAAGACCACTCTGTCAAAAGCCAAAGTTGTGGCTCCGATGGCGGAGAAAATGGTTACGCTGGGCAAAAAAGGAACGCTGGCCGCTCGCCGTCAGGCATTGTCCGCACTCAAACAGGAAACTGTGGTGCAAGCGCTCTTTGACGAGATCGCCCCGGGCTTTGCAAATCGTGCCGGTGGATACACCCGGATCACCAAACTCGGTCCGCGGATGAGCGATGCTTCAGAAATGGCAATCATTGAATGGGTGGAAGCCGCTGAGCCGGCCGCTGCCGAAAAGTGAGTCGGAGAAGCCGATGATAAAAAGACCTCTTAAGCAAACTGCTTGGAGGTCTTTTTTTATTTAAGCGGGGAAATGGAAAAGCAAAGGGTAAACAAAATGAGTCGCAGTGCATTTATCTCAGAAATTATTGAAAAGGCGAAAGCCAACCAGCGCACGATTGTGCTTCCGGAAGGGGCTGATGATCGGGTGACTGAAGCTGCTAATATGATTGCCGCCGAAGGGATTGCAAAAGTAATCGTGCTGGGTGGCGAAGATACTGTCGCAAAGGTCGGTAAAGCGGTTACAGTGGTCAATCCGGAAACATCCGAGAAACTGGATGACTACGTCCAGGAATTTTATGAACTTCGCAAAGCCAGGGGCATGACTTTGGAGAAGGCGAAAGAAATCCTCCAGAGTGAGGTGAATTATTTTGGAATGATGATGGTGCAGTGCGGTGATGCTGACGGTCTGGTTTCCGGTGCGGCCCATTCGACGGCAGATACGGTTCGCCCGGCGCTTCAGATCATCAAGGGGGCCCGCAAAGGCGGCATGGTTTCCTCTCTGTTTTTCATGGTTTGCGAGGGAACTCCTTACATTTTTTCAGATAGCGGACTGGTTGAGAATCCGAATGCGGATCAGTTGGCTCAGATTGCTGTTCAGAGTGCGCAGACTGCGCTGCAGTTCAGTATGCCTGCCAAAGTGGCGATGCTGTCTTATTCAACCAAA of Tichowtungia aerotolerans contains these proteins:
- the rpsK gene encoding 30S ribosomal protein S11, which translates into the protein MAEETKVEETAEAVKTPVVEETAPAAPAAAEEKAEAPAEEKAEKKPQRQKDIFAAIEGDNEEEAKPKRRMKGAKNIPYGIAFIKTTFNNTIVSLTDMRGEVISWSSAGRCGFKGSRKSTAFAATTVAQEAARGAISHGMNEVEVRVQGPGAGRESAVRAIQAAGLRVSSIKDTTPVPHNGCRPKKQRRV
- the amrB gene encoding AmmeMemoRadiSam system protein B → MSERVRVSAVAGMFYPADPDELHRMVRRFLDHAEASSLLPPKAVIVPHAGYVYSGAVAASAYACVDPTEISRVVLIGPSHRVMLEGMAIPESLIWETPIGDVQIDFDAMEKVSSFAQVLFSERAHLEEHCLEVQLPFLQELLGDRFRLAPMVVGDCSPDDVADVLEVLWGGPETLVVVSSDLSHYLPYERACLKDQTTVRAIEDLDVYRLEGDSACGLNAIAGLICLAQRRGMRSKLLDLRNSGDTAGSREQVVGYGAFAFYE
- the rpsM gene encoding 30S ribosomal protein S13 — protein: MPRVLGIDIPGRKRLEYALTYIYGLGLAKSREVIAKAGLDPAKKADDLTDEDITKIGAVIREGYVIEGDLRREITQNIRRLISINSYRGSRHRRGLPARGQRTKTNARSRKGPKRTVGAVRGKEARSAAKIAGR
- a CDS encoding iron-containing alcohol dehydrogenase translates to MFEFATAGKIIFGNGTLKQAAPVAAVFGRKALVVTGRDTDRAAPLMDALAALGINCEMFAVSGEPTVELACQASQFAVDVVIGFGGGSVIDLAKAAAALMSNPGDPLDYLEVIGKGQPLTERAVPCIAIPTTAGTGAEVTKNAVLASPEHKVKVSMRHPFMIPDLAIVDPECTLSMPPAVTASTGLDALTQLLEAFISKKATPVTDGFCREGLPRAVRSLRRVFENGDDLAAREDMALASLFGGLALANAGLGAVHGFAGPVGGMFSAPHGMVCAALLPHVMKVNLAALREREPNVQTLERFDEFSRMTGGSKAEDGISWLAGLCRDLQVPALSTFGITEADFPVIVEKSKNASSMKGNAVELSDAQLTHILQAAWL
- the amrA gene encoding AmmeMemoRadiSam system protein A, encoding MKPEHQSLLLKIARDAISSTIEHGRGEGEQAFQSLEKKFPDIGNIPELQEERATFVTLTIDGDLRGCIGMLEACRPLAEDVVENARAAAFRDPRFAPLSIEEFGQLQIHISVLSTPEELFFESEADLLAQIRQDVDGLILQDGERRGTFLPSVWADLPNKELFLMHLKMKAGLPSDYWSDTLRVFRYTAECFPAD
- the amrS gene encoding AmmeMemoRadiSam system radical SAM enzyme encodes the protein MKEAEYWKMSDGGPIECTLCPRHCRIADGKRGQCFGRRRIGNKLIAETYGLVCGLAVDPIEKKPLNHFLPGSSVLSFGTVGCNLICGFCQNFHLSQPKKLDGTPVTPEEIAETALRYECESVAFTYNEPTVFLEFAVDTAIVCHEHGLKTVAVTNGWIEPEPRKELYRHIDAANVDLKAFTDSFYKNLCGATLQPVLDTLVYLKKETSVHLEVTTLIIPGKNDSPEEIDAMTKWAVSNLGPDVPWHFSAYHPTATWRDAPVTPAETLFTAKSIAEANGLQHIHIGNLGITI
- the rpmJ gene encoding 50S ribosomal protein L36, whose amino-acid sequence is MKVKASVRKISADDKIVRRKGRVYVINKRNPRHKQRQG
- a CDS encoding S1 domain-containing protein, which produces MFSGGLTRFPIFGKTAGKSSELWKGEFFRIPACTAEACLYDEPLLKMNARETILLDALLEAVIDSHAFRAVLENGHVFTAYIAVRDRDKKLPKTGARVKVEMSPYNMSAGRVIV